The following are encoded in a window of Ignicoccus islandicus DSM 13165 genomic DNA:
- a CDS encoding PIN domain-containing protein, which yields MKEISVRDIESSPRSYVLVDTSVLMLIEERANVLEDLTSRGLKCVVTTTVLRELEKLSKMGGRKGLAARLALKVVQSSCYVLPTEGRKWADEELVDIALRYSVPVATADLELRRKLLRKVPTFYYRKTQRRMESDDYFEI from the coding sequence TTGAAGGAAATCAGTGTAAGGGACATCGAATCGAGTCCGAGGTCCTACGTCCTAGTTGATACGTCTGTACTTATGCTAATTGAGGAAAGAGCGAACGTTCTGGAAGACTTGACTTCGCGTGGATTGAAGTGCGTCGTTACTACTACCGTTCTAAGGGAACTAGAGAAGTTATCGAAGATGGGTGGAAGGAAGGGGTTAGCAGCTAGATTGGCCCTTAAGGTCGTTCAGAGCTCTTGTTACGTCCTTCCAACTGAAGGAAGGAAATGGGCCGATGAGGAATTGGTTGATATAGCCTTGAGATATTCAGTTCCAGTTGCTACAGCCGACTTGGAATTGAGGAGGAAACTCTTGAGGAAAGTTCCGACATTCTATTATAGGAAGACTCAAAGGAGGATGGAGAGTGACGATTACTTCGAAATTTAA